TCGATTCCAGCGTCCCGGCCTTGCCGCAATTACCCACAACCGGAGGGTCGGAACTTGCCGTTTGGGTTCTTCTTGGGTCTTTCCGGGACCAGAACCGAGGAACCGGGACGTACTATGCGCCGCCGGAACGGGAGTAGCGGAACGCCCAACGTCGGGGCCGAGCCTGCCCCTGCTGTTTGACGCCCCGAGATGGACGCCAGGGCCGATTCGACCGGTGCGGATACGCCTTCAAGCTGCAGCACTCCATTGATGGGTTAGAATGCCTCGCGTTTGATTGCTTCCCGACAAACCTCATCGGTTCGGACGGAAAATGACGATCTCGGAGACCGACGCCGCTTCCAGATCGCGCACGCTTGAAGCGCAGCTGCTGCCCGTTCACGCGGAGCTGGAGCCGATGCTGACCGGGACGCGAGCCGCCTTGGAAGGCGGACGGCTTGTGGTCATCGTCGGGTCCTGGCAAACAACACGCGCTGGGGTACTTCTCCCTTTTCACATCTACTTGGGTTGTGCCGGTCTACACCACCTATTGCCCCTTCATCCTCAGGTGGGCGTTGTCTGCTTTCGCCCCACCGACCTTAGGATTCTAGATCTTCCGCTCTACAACACGACCGCCACGCTCGATGTGCGGCGATCGGAGCGAGTTCGACGGGCAAGCCTCGCGCCGCGGAGTGCAGAGGTGCTGACGCCATCCGATTGGGAACAAGGGCTGAACAGGCGCCCCGGACGTTTTCGCGATCTCGCACTACCGGCTTCATCATTTGTGCAGGTTTCTTCGTGGACCGGCGCTTCATTCGGCCGGCGGCGCCGTCCGGTCTTCGGCAGGATAGCGCGGAGTGGACCTGAACCGTCCTGTCTGGTCCACGCTAGAGGCGAGATTACCCGGGAGGAGGAGGTAGAACTTTCAACAGTGGATTTCCTTCTGGTCGATATTCAGGGCTTGCGTGGTTCATCTCGGTTCGAAGCGGTTGCTCGCTTGTTAAACCGGCGTTCAACGGAGCGCCCGACGGTTTTGATGGCATCTGGACCGTGTGACTTGGTTTCCCTTGCCGAGGGCGGCACTTTGGACCAGGCACTATTCTGCCAAGTCGGACGTCCGCTGTCACCGATAGCCACGGAAATCCGCTTGGTGGGCAGAGACAGGCTTGAAGCAGAGCGCAAGTTCGAATTCGCGTTCGGCGGTCTCAAAGACGGCGATCCGACAGATGTCAAATTGCTTTCCCTGGCGAAATCAGCATGGTGGGCGTGCCGCCAGAGGTTTGCGGGAGCGGAACAGGAGAACGAACTGCGGAAGTTCGACGCTGCGTTCGTCGGACTCGAATCGGAGAATCCCACGAAGGCGAACATGCTGCGGTTGGGCAAAGAACTACTCGACCGTCATGCCAGAGACGAACAGCTCGAGACAGAGCGCAGAGGCCAGGTCATCGAGGCGACTGTCTCTGCCCACGGTGCGAGTGGAGTTCTGGTCCTTACTCGAAACTGGCAGCAGCCGACATCTTTCGCGCCGAACTGGAGAAGATCGGATGGAGCGCCGAGGACCTTCAGACTCTGGGCGTAAGCATCCGTCCTCCGACATCGAGCCGCGAGGAAGGCATCGACAGTGTCGTGACGACGGGCTTCTTCGGACCAGCAACGCTAGACAACGCCCTTGGTACGAGGGCCCGGAATCTCTGCTTCATTGTCGATCCTCTCGAAGCGAGGGCGATCTGGTTTGGACTTCGAAGACTCATCTCAATTCTCGACCGTATTGGAGCATCCGATAGCCAGCCAGTTCTCCGAACGGTGCAGGAAGCAATAGAACGCTACGTTCCCGCATTCGCGACCGACGTTACGATCGACTGGCGATTCGAATCAGCCGCTGCCGCTTCAGGATTCGTCAACCACCTGACGGACGCCGTCGAGAGCGGTTTCGTCGCCATCCTTCTGAGCGATGGGACACGACTAGACGTCCACGAGAACGCTCGCTTTGAGGTCCTCAATGCATCGGCGCGGAGGCTGAAGACCGTCTCAGCAAGAGAACTGAATCGCGGGGACGAGATAATCATCCTCGCTGATTCGCACGCGCTCTTTTCGGACCGCCTCCTGAACGTCCTCGACACGGGGCAGCTTGCCGCTGCTGCCGAAGCCCGTCGAACTTGGCTCGAAGTCGTCAGGGCTGTGTTCGACGCGCGGCGCCGGCGCGTCGCCGACATCGCGCGCACTATGCAGGAAGACGGTTTCGAGGTGAAAGCCTTCAACGTCCGCTCGTGGCTGAGGCGCGATCCCCAGAACACCCTAGTTCCTGACAGACTCGACAAGTTCCTCTCGTTCGCGAGAGCACTCGGCGTTTCGTTGCCGGAAGAGGTTCTCCCCCAACTTTACGCGGAGATTTTGCGCCTCCGTCACGCTCACCGACGGTGTGGGCGCTATCTGGCTAGGGCTATCCGCGGGGCGTACTCCGGGCGCTTGGATGCTCCCACTTTGGCGAGGATTGAGCGGGACTGGGGAATGTCATGCCGCCAATTGATGGAAGCTGCCGAACAAGTAACGGTAGAGGACGTTTTGAAGTCAGGACCTGCTGATGTCACTCACTGACTCGGACTACAACACCTTCGCGAGCACGCTTGCAAATCGCATCTCCAACCGACTTCGAGGGCTCGACACCAGCGCTGCGAGGATCGTCAGCAACCGTCCTCAGGACCACGTCCTATCTGGATTCCTCACCCCTACTGGGCGCCCTCCCGCGACGGGGGAGACGCCTGAAGAGGTTCTGGCGGACGACCTACCTCGCGACAGCCCATACCAGCAAACGAACATCGGAGCGGAGTGGCTTGCTCCTGACAACGAGGCGTCAGGAGAACTCCTTGTCAGCGTGGCGGGTACCGTGTACGTCCGCCGTGTGCCGACATTTGAGGAGCAGAACGAGAGGGGTGTCTGGCGAACGGTTGTTGATCCAGTGCTTGGCCCCCGGCGTCTGACGGAGCTCGTGCCGGTCTGGACACGAGAATCGATTGGTCCTATAGAGAAGACAGTGCCGCTTCGGGAACTGGTGACGAAGGGACGCGCGCAGCTCGACCTGTCACCGGACCTTCAGCCGTTCCTCGACCTCATTGCGTTGTCGGGGCTCTTTTCTGGACGCCGACCGATTCGACTGCAACCGGAGCAAGTAGCAAGCGCGGACGCTTACACGCAGTTTCTTGCTCCTCAGAATGCGGACCGGATCGCACTCGCGTGGCGGCTGATGCTTGACGTTCGGCGGCTCCCATACCCCGCCCAGTCCGGGCTCGTACGTATCGCCGCGCGCATAGTGAATCAAACCGATGCGGTTCCAGGCGCCTCGTTGGACTATGTGGATCCAAATGTCTACGCGATCGCCTTTAGCGTGCGCATCCCACGTGCGGCTCATCGACCGACGTTGTTCCAGGAGCTTCCCGCAAGCTTCCGTTTCAATCGGGAAATGCCGGGGGTAGGCATTAACGGTCAAATCGACGCGAATGCCGCCGCGGATACGCTCACGTTGTCCGTGGAGACCGTTCCCATCAAGAGTGTGCCTCGACTCGAACCAAGAGAGATAGAGGGTGCCGAGCCGACGTTCAATTCCCTTGCCGAAGACGCTCCCGCGGTGCTCAGACAAATCCGAGACGAGATGTTGCGTTACGACCGACAGTCCTGGGCGACGAAGATTGCTCTACTGACAGGGCAAGAGCAAAGAGAGGCGGGCGAAGCGCGAGACCAATTCGCAAGGGAAGTCGAGAGGTTCAGTGCGGGGATAGCGCTCCTGGAAGACACCTCCTATCCACTGGTGCGGCGGGCATTTGAGTTAATGAACCTGGCAATGGATGCAGCCTCCAGGAAATTCACAGCCTGGCGGTTGTTTCAGATCGTGTTCATCGTCTCACAACTGTCCGAGCTCGCAGCCCGCGAGTACCCGGAACTCGCTACGACCGATGACGGCAGCGTGGAGGTGCTCTGGTTTGCTGCAGGCGGCGGGAAAACGGAAGCCTTCCTTGGTCTCATTTTGTGGCAAGCGTTCTTCGACCGCCTCCGCGGGAAACGCCTCGGTGTGACGGCATTCGTCAGATTCCCTCTGCGCCTCCTGACATTCCAGCAACTTCAACGCCTAAGCCGGTCACTGGCGAGTGCGGAGATCATCCGCGCCCGGGAAGGACTGGCTGGTGAGCGGTTCTCGATCGGTTACTTTGTCGGCAACAGCGTCACGCCAAATTCAATTTCTGACGACGATCATCGGCGCTTTCAATCGCAGGGGATAGATGCGAGGTTGCAACGCCTCTTTGCTTGCCCCTTTTGCTCAGCGAAGGTCAAAGTCCGGTATGAACCCTCCTTGCGGTTGATAGAGCATCGCTGTACGTCCCCGGATTGTCCGGGTGGCGCGGAGCGCCTCCCCGTCTACGTCGTCGACGCCGATCTCTACAGCCAGTTGCCGACGGTCATTGTGTCCACCGTGGATAAGCTCGCACAATTCGGGCAAAACCAGCGGTTCGCGAACCTGTTCGGGCGGATTGACGCGGTGTGCGGTTCGCACGGGGCAACATTTCGCGGCACCAATCGCCTGTGTGAAGCCGCCCGGCAGATCGCAGCGGGAGCCCGTCCGGAGAATTGCGGGCAATCGGAAGTGGACTATGGTCCATTCCACGATCCGGCACCCGCACTCCTTGTGCAGGACGAACTACACCTCCTGAGTGAAGAACTTGGGACATTTGACGCGCACTACGAGACTGCAGTCATGCGGCTTTCGCAGAGTCTGGGGGCAAAGCCGTGGAAGATCATCACGGCAACCGCGACGATCGAAGAATACAGGCAGCATGCGTGGCATCTCTATCTGAAGAAGGCGCGGCAGTTTCCAGGTCCCGGCCCCGAGGCGTACGATTCCTTCTACTACAGACAGAACCAGTCACGACTGGGGCGGATCTTCATCGGCGTCCTCGGCGTAGGACGCAAGCACACGCCGGCTGTCACGAAGGCTCTTACAACTGTTTACCTCGAGCTCCAGGCTGCGCGCGACCTGGCAGCGGTTGATCTGGCTCGGGCTACGACGACCTATACCGGACGGGAGATGTCGGAACA
This window of the Vicinamibacterales bacterium genome carries:
- a CDS encoding helicase-related protein → MSLTDSDYNTFASTLANRISNRLRGLDTSAARIVSNRPQDHVLSGFLTPTGRPPATGETPEEVLADDLPRDSPYQQTNIGAEWLAPDNEASGELLVSVAGTVYVRRVPTFEEQNERGVWRTVVDPVLGPRRLTELVPVWTRESIGPIEKTVPLRELVTKGRAQLDLSPDLQPFLDLIALSGLFSGRRPIRLQPEQVASADAYTQFLAPQNADRIALAWRLMLDVRRLPYPAQSGLVRIAARIVNQTDAVPGASLDYVDPNVYAIAFSVRIPRAAHRPTLFQELPASFRFNREMPGVGINGQIDANAAADTLTLSVETVPIKSVPRLEPREIEGAEPTFNSLAEDAPAVLRQIRDEMLRYDRQSWATKIALLTGQEQREAGEARDQFAREVERFSAGIALLEDTSYPLVRRAFELMNLAMDAASRKFTAWRLFQIVFIVSQLSELAAREYPELATTDDGSVEVLWFAAGGGKTEAFLGLILWQAFFDRLRGKRLGVTAFVRFPLRLLTFQQLQRLSRSLASAEIIRAREGLAGERFSIGYFVGNSVTPNSISDDDHRRFQSQGIDARLQRLFACPFCSAKVKVRYEPSLRLIEHRCTSPDCPGGAERLPVYVVDADLYSQLPTVIVSTVDKLAQFGQNQRFANLFGRIDAVCGSHGATFRGTNRLCEAARQIAAGARPENCGQSEVDYGPFHDPAPALLVQDELHLLSEELGTFDAHYETAVMRLSQSLGAKPWKIITATATIEEYRQHAWHLYLKKARQFPGPGPEAYDSFYYRQNQSRLGRIFIGVLGVGRKHTPAVTKALTTVYLELQAARDLAAVDLARATTTYTGREMSEQEFRTLVFLYEMALTYVLTRKGSDQVAEAIESRVKKEIQETAPRHGELKTDMFNGGVDVAEMIAVMEAIANGTGENDPAERVRGLVTTNIIGHGVDVDRFNVILFAGFTRLVAEYIQASARVGRTYPGLSLLVVTPQSERDRSIFDRFSKFHEYLDRLVDPSPVNRWPEPALFRTVPGVLCGYLMGVAAAMVGAQMPTVESVQDRIGQRGAEALNEDAVVEWMLRAYGADLAPTRQYGDRVSIRSKNAFSAVVNTPRTAGRPQPLNTYLKAMRSLRDVDDPASVNVSDDEDVRILRVLMNG